In Pseudomonas oryzicola, one DNA window encodes the following:
- a CDS encoding BCCT family transporter, producing MFFTSALMILVLTALLIAVPETAGQVLGVAQKWLTRTFGWYYMLVICGYLLFVVYLAFSDYGKLKLGGKDDEPDFSYGAWAGMLFSSGIGISLLYFGASEPLDHYFNPPEGTSASLEAARQGLQLTFLHWGLHGWAIYALVGLAVGYFAYRHNQPLALRSALYPLVGERWVKGAAGNAVDIFGMFVTLLGLVTNLGIGAMQVASGLEYLFGMDHSKTNLLVVILVMAGVATVAAVSGVENGIRRLSNLNIMLFSGLLIFVLLGGETLYLLNGFVQNIGDYLNGIVLKTFDLYVYEGSGDKSERWLGLWTVFYWAWWISWGPFVGMFIARISKGRTVRQLVMGVLLIPLGFTLAWLSIFGNTALDLVINQGAVELGKTALEQPSMSIYQLLEYFPAAKIVIGVAVFVGFVLFLTPADSGAVMMANLSCKGGKVDEDAPHWMVVFWSVVITLVTIGLLFAGNFEAMQTMVVLAGLPFSVVLVLFMFGLYKAMKQDVVVEQERAELAARGRRGFSERLTQLELQPTQAVVQRFMDRHVSPALKEAAAQLQTLGFEVETRVGQSRNMMGLRVMMEEGNPFVYEVSLDGYLAAPSEAPVEGEPEVRQRFYRAEVYLHDGSQEYDLMGFAPEQIVRDVLDQFESHRQLLGRVYS from the coding sequence GTGTTCTTCACCTCCGCGCTGATGATCCTCGTTCTGACTGCCTTGCTTATCGCTGTACCCGAAACTGCCGGCCAGGTGCTGGGCGTGGCCCAGAAGTGGCTGACGCGCACCTTTGGCTGGTACTACATGCTGGTAATCTGTGGTTACCTGCTGTTCGTCGTCTACCTGGCGTTCTCCGACTACGGCAAGCTCAAGCTTGGCGGCAAGGACGATGAGCCCGACTTCAGCTATGGCGCCTGGGCCGGCATGCTGTTCTCCTCCGGTATCGGTATTTCGCTGCTGTACTTTGGCGCCTCCGAGCCGCTGGACCACTACTTCAACCCGCCGGAAGGTACCTCGGCCAGCCTTGAGGCCGCGCGCCAGGGCTTGCAGCTGACCTTCCTGCATTGGGGGCTGCATGGCTGGGCAATCTATGCCCTGGTCGGCCTGGCCGTGGGTTACTTCGCCTACCGTCATAACCAGCCGCTGGCCCTGCGTTCGGCGCTGTACCCGCTGGTGGGCGAGCGTTGGGTCAAGGGTGCCGCTGGCAACGCCGTGGACATCTTCGGTATGTTCGTGACCCTGCTGGGCCTGGTGACCAACCTCGGCATCGGCGCGATGCAGGTGGCCTCGGGTCTGGAATACCTGTTCGGCATGGACCACAGCAAGACCAACCTGCTGGTGGTGATTCTGGTCATGGCCGGGGTGGCGACCGTGGCTGCGGTCTCGGGTGTGGAAAACGGCATTCGCCGCCTGTCCAACCTGAACATCATGCTGTTCAGCGGCTTGCTGATCTTTGTGCTGCTGGGTGGCGAAACCCTGTATCTGCTCAATGGCTTCGTGCAGAACATTGGCGACTACCTCAACGGCATCGTGCTGAAGACCTTCGACCTTTACGTGTATGAAGGTTCGGGTGACAAGTCGGAGCGCTGGCTGGGTCTGTGGACCGTGTTCTACTGGGCCTGGTGGATCTCCTGGGGCCCGTTCGTAGGGATGTTCATTGCCCGTATTTCCAAAGGCCGCACCGTGCGCCAACTGGTCATGGGCGTATTGCTGATCCCGCTGGGCTTCACTTTGGCCTGGTTGTCGATCTTCGGTAACACGGCACTGGACCTGGTAATCAATCAGGGCGCCGTGGAACTGGGCAAGACCGCGCTGGAACAGCCGTCGATGTCGATCTACCAACTGCTGGAATACTTCCCGGCGGCCAAGATCGTGATCGGTGTGGCGGTGTTCGTCGGCTTCGTCCTGTTCCTCACCCCGGCCGACTCCGGCGCGGTGATGATGGCCAACCTGTCCTGCAAGGGCGGCAAGGTGGACGAGGACGCCCCGCACTGGATGGTGGTGTTCTGGTCCGTGGTCATCACCCTGGTCACCATCGGCTTGCTGTTTGCCGGTAATTTCGAGGCCATGCAGACCATGGTGGTGCTGGCGGGCCTGCCGTTCTCGGTGGTACTGGTGCTGTTCATGTTCGGCCTGTACAAGGCCATGAAACAGGACGTGGTGGTCGAGCAGGAGCGTGCCGAGCTGGCCGCCCGTGGCCGTCGCGGCTTCAGTGAGCGCCTGACCCAGCTGGAACTGCAGCCGACCCAGGCCGTGGTGCAGCGGTTCATGGACAGGCATGTCAGCCCAGCGCTGAAAGAAGCCGCCGCGCAGCTGCAAACCCTGGGCTTCGAGGTGGAAACCCGTGTTGGCCAGTCGCGCAACATGATGGGCCTGCGGGTGATGATGGAAGAGGGCAACCCGTTCGTCTACGAAGTGAGCCTGGATGGCTACCTGGCCGCGCCGAGCGAAGCGCCTGTGGAAGGTGAGCCGGAGGTGCGTCAGCGTTTCTACCGCGCCGAGGTATACCTGCACGATGGCAGCCAAGAGTACGACCTGATGGGCTTCGCGCCGGAGCAGATCGTGCGTGATGTGCTGGACCAGTTCGAAAGCCACCGCCAGCTGCTGGGGCGTGTGTACAGCTAA
- the betI gene encoding transcriptional regulator BetI yields the protein MPKVGMQPIRRQQLIEATLQAVDQVGLGDASIALIARLAGVSNGIISHYFRDKNGLIAATMGYIMNMLNEGVRARRQALTDDSPRAHLKVIIEGNFDASQVNGPAMKTWLAFWASSMHQPDLHRLQRINDHRLYSNLCCQFRRALPLYHARKAARGLAALIDGLWLRGALSGDAFDTDQAIRIAYEYMDLQLAKQHTLDTNDQAADQARTALVDPAGA from the coding sequence ATGCCCAAGGTCGGTATGCAACCCATCCGCCGCCAGCAGTTGATCGAAGCCACGTTGCAGGCGGTCGATCAGGTCGGACTGGGGGATGCCAGCATTGCGCTGATTGCCCGTTTGGCCGGTGTGTCGAACGGCATCATCAGTCACTACTTTCGGGACAAGAACGGCCTGATCGCAGCGACGATGGGATACATCATGAACATGCTCAACGAAGGTGTTCGAGCACGTCGCCAGGCCCTGACGGACGACAGTCCGCGCGCCCACCTGAAAGTGATCATCGAGGGCAACTTCGATGCCAGCCAGGTGAACGGCCCGGCAATGAAAACCTGGTTGGCCTTCTGGGCTTCCAGCATGCACCAGCCCGATTTGCACAGGTTGCAGCGGATCAACGACCACCGCTTGTATTCCAACCTGTGCTGCCAGTTCCGCCGCGCCCTGCCGCTCTACCATGCGCGCAAGGCAGCCCGCGGCCTGGCGGCGTTGATCGACGGTTTGTGGCTGCGTGGTGCCCTGTCGGGTGATGCATTCGACACCGACCAGGCGATACGGATTGCTTACGAATACATGGATCTACAACTGGCTAAACAGCACACCCTGGACACCAACGACCAGGCTGCTGATCAAGCACGCACGGCACTTGTCGACCCGGCAGGAGCGTGA
- the betB gene encoding betaine-aldehyde dehydrogenase: MARFGTQKLYIDGAYVDAGSDATFEAINPATGEVLAHVQRATQADVEKAVESAERGQKVWAAMTAMQRSRILRRAVDILRERNDELAMLETLDTGKSYSETRYVDIVTGADVLEYYAGLVPAIEGEQIPLRESSFVYTRREPLGVTVGIGAWNYPIQIALWKSAPALAAGNAMIFKPSEVTSLTTLKLAEIYTEAGLPNGVFNVLTGSGREVGTWLTEHPRIEKVSFTGGTTTGKKVMASASSSSLKEVTMELGGKSPLIICADADLDKAADIAMMANFYSSGQVCTNGTRVFVPAAMKAAFEAKIAERVARIRAGNPEDENTNFGPLVSFQHMESVLGYIAKGKEEGARVLCGGERMTEGDFAKGAFVAPTVFTDCTDDMTIVKEEIFGPVMSILTYETEEEVIRRANDTEYGLAAGVCTNDISRAHRIIHKLEAGICWINAWGESPAEMPVGGYKQSGVGRENGISSLAQYTRIKSVQVELGGYNSVF, encoded by the coding sequence ATGGCCCGTTTCGGAACGCAAAAACTCTACATTGATGGCGCTTACGTCGACGCTGGCAGCGATGCCACTTTCGAAGCCATCAACCCGGCCACCGGCGAAGTCCTCGCCCACGTGCAACGTGCCACCCAGGCCGACGTCGAGAAGGCCGTCGAAAGCGCCGAGCGCGGCCAGAAAGTCTGGGCCGCGATGACCGCCATGCAGCGTTCGCGCATCCTGCGCCGCGCCGTCGACATCCTGCGCGAACGCAACGACGAACTGGCCATGCTGGAAACCCTGGACACCGGCAAGTCGTACTCGGAAACCCGCTACGTCGACATCGTCACCGGCGCCGACGTGCTGGAATACTATGCCGGCCTGGTACCGGCCATCGAAGGCGAGCAGATCCCGCTGCGTGAGTCGTCGTTCGTCTATACCCGCCGCGAGCCGCTGGGCGTGACTGTCGGTATCGGCGCGTGGAACTACCCGATCCAGATCGCCCTGTGGAAGTCCGCCCCGGCCCTGGCTGCTGGCAACGCAATGATCTTCAAGCCGTCGGAAGTCACCTCGCTGACCACCCTGAAGCTGGCCGAGATCTACACCGAAGCCGGCCTGCCGAACGGCGTGTTCAACGTGCTGACCGGCAGCGGCCGCGAAGTCGGCACCTGGCTGACCGAGCACCCACGCATCGAGAAAGTGTCCTTCACCGGCGGCACCACCACTGGCAAGAAGGTCATGGCCAGCGCCTCGAGCTCGTCGCTCAAGGAAGTCACCATGGAACTGGGCGGCAAGTCGCCACTGATCATCTGTGCCGACGCCGACCTGGACAAGGCCGCCGACATCGCCATGATGGCCAACTTCTACAGCTCGGGCCAGGTCTGCACCAACGGCACCCGCGTATTCGTCCCAGCGGCAATGAAAGCGGCTTTCGAAGCCAAGATCGCCGAGCGCGTTGCGCGCATTCGCGCTGGCAACCCGGAAGACGAAAACACCAACTTCGGCCCGCTGGTCAGCTTCCAGCATATGGAAAGCGTGCTCGGCTACATCGCCAAGGGCAAGGAAGAAGGCGCCCGCGTGCTGTGCGGTGGCGAGCGTATGACCGAAGGTGATTTCGCCAAGGGCGCCTTCGTCGCCCCGACCGTGTTCACCGATTGCACCGACGACATGACCATCGTCAAGGAAGAGATCTTCGGCCCGGTGATGAGCATCCTCACCTACGAAACCGAAGAGGAAGTCATCCGCCGTGCCAACGACACCGAGTACGGCCTGGCCGCCGGTGTGTGCACCAACGACATCAGCCGCGCCCACCGCATCATCCACAAGCTGGAAGCCGGTATCTGCTGGATCAACGCCTGGGGCGAATCGCCAGCCGAAATGCCGGTGGGTGGCTACAAGCAGTCGGGTGTCGGCCGTGAGAACGGCATCAGCTCGCTGGCCCAATACACTCGCATCAAGTCGGTCCAGGTCGAGCTGGGCGGCTACAACTCGGTTTTCTAA
- the betA gene encoding choline dehydrogenase — protein sequence MSKEYDYIIVGAGSAGNTLATRLTEDAGVTVLLLEAGGPDYRFDFRTQMPAALAFPLQGRRYNWAYETDPEPHMDGRRMECGRGKGLGGSSLINGMCYIRGNAMDFDGWAELPGLEDWTYLDCLPYFRKAETRDIGPNDYHGGEGPVSVTTPKAGNNPLFHAMVEAGVQAGYPRTEDLNGYQQEGFGPMDRTVTKNGRRSSTARGYLDQAKKRPNLTIVTHALTDRVLFDGKRAIGVTYLVGDSEERVEARARKEVIVSSGAIASPQLLQRSGVGPRALLESLDIPVVHDLPGVGENLQDHLELYLQYACTQPVSLYPSLLWWNQPAIGAEWMFNGTGIGASNQFEAGGFIRTRPEFKWPNIQYHFLPVAINYNGSNGVQEHGFQAHMGSMRSPSRGRIRLKSKDPRQHPSILFNYMATEQDWQEFRDGIRLTREIMAQPALDPYRGREISPGAHVQTDEELDKFIREHAETAFHPSCSCKMGTDDMAVVDGEGRVHGMQGLRVVDASIMPIIITGNLNATTIMIAEKISDKIRGRKPLPRSTAKYYVANGAPVKGKPMREVKQA from the coding sequence ATGTCCAAAGAATACGATTACATCATCGTCGGCGCCGGCTCGGCCGGTAACACCCTGGCGACCCGCCTGACCGAAGACGCCGGCGTCACTGTGCTGCTGCTGGAAGCCGGCGGCCCCGACTACCGCTTCGACTTCCGCACCCAGATGCCGGCCGCCCTGGCCTTCCCGCTGCAGGGCCGCCGCTACAACTGGGCCTATGAGACCGACCCGGAGCCGCACATGGACGGCCGCCGCATGGAGTGTGGCCGCGGCAAGGGCCTGGGTGGCTCGTCGCTGATCAACGGCATGTGCTACATCCGCGGCAACGCCATGGACTTCGACGGCTGGGCAGAACTGCCGGGCCTGGAAGACTGGACCTACCTGGACTGCCTGCCGTACTTCCGCAAGGCCGAAACCCGTGACATCGGCCCGAACGACTATCACGGCGGCGAAGGCCCGGTCAGCGTTACCACGCCGAAAGCCGGCAACAACCCGCTGTTCCACGCCATGGTCGAAGCCGGCGTACAGGCCGGTTACCCACGCACCGAAGACCTCAACGGCTACCAGCAGGAAGGCTTCGGTCCGATGGACCGCACCGTGACCAAGAACGGTCGCCGTTCCAGCACCGCCCGCGGCTACCTGGATCAGGCCAAGAAGCGCCCGAACCTGACCATCGTCACCCACGCCCTGACCGACCGCGTGCTGTTCGACGGCAAGCGCGCCATCGGCGTGACCTACCTGGTCGGCGACAGCGAAGAGCGCGTCGAAGCCCGCGCCCGCAAGGAAGTGATCGTCAGCTCCGGCGCCATCGCCTCGCCGCAACTGCTGCAGCGTTCCGGCGTCGGCCCGCGCGCCCTGCTGGAAAGCCTCGACATCCCGGTGGTGCACGACCTGCCGGGCGTCGGCGAAAACCTCCAGGACCACCTGGAACTGTACCTGCAGTACGCCTGCACCCAGCCAGTGTCGCTGTACCCATCGCTGCTGTGGTGGAACCAGCCGGCGATCGGCGCCGAGTGGATGTTCAACGGTACCGGCATCGGCGCCAGCAACCAGTTCGAGGCCGGTGGTTTCATCCGCACCCGCCCTGAATTCAAATGGCCGAACATCCAGTACCACTTCCTGCCGGTGGCCATCAACTACAACGGCTCCAACGGCGTGCAGGAACACGGTTTCCAGGCGCACATGGGCTCGATGCGCTCGCCAAGCCGCGGTCGTATCCGCCTCAAGTCGAAAGACCCGCGCCAGCACCCAAGCATCCTGTTCAACTACATGGCTACCGAACAGGACTGGCAGGAATTCCGTGACGGCATCCGCCTGACCCGCGAAATCATGGCCCAACCGGCGCTGGACCCGTACCGTGGCCGCGAAATCAGCCCGGGCGCGCACGTGCAGACCGACGAGGAACTGGACAAGTTCATCCGTGAGCACGCCGAAACCGCCTTCCACCCGTCCTGCTCGTGCAAGATGGGCACCGACGACATGGCGGTGGTCGACGGCGAAGGCCGCGTGCACGGCATGCAGGGCCTGCGGGTGGTCGACGCGTCGATCATGCCGATCATCATCACCGGCAACCTCAACGCCACCACGATCATGATTGCCGAGAAGATCTCGGACAAGATCCGTGGCCGCAAGCCACTGCCGCGCAGCACCGCCAAGTACTATGTGGCCAATGGTGCACCGGTGAAGGGCAAGCCGATGCGTGAGGTGAAGCAGGCCTGA